The nucleotide window CCAACGTGAAAGGCATCACCCATGGAAGCGTTTATCGCGGGTGAGAGAGCTTCGTTCTTCTCAATGTCAAGTGATAATCGGGCAGTATCGACGTGGGGAAGACCGTCCTTTTCTGGGTCGGGCTCGATGAAAGTGCTGCTTGAAGACGCGTGCGATCGTGAGGAAAGCTGTCTCCAGGGGACAATCTCGGTTTCTGAAGCTCGTGTTACATAGATCTTGGTCGAGACACGATGGTCTCGACGTAGGGTCTCGACATGGTCGGCGTACCAGGTGAAATATGCTACAAGATTGGTTAGTATCGTGACATCACGGCTTTTAACGTGGACTTACTTGGTTTCCTGATCATCCATACGAATTCGATGTCGACATCGGCATCTGTGTCCAGTCTTTTGAGCATATCTAGAGCCGCGCCAACCGTGAAGCTTGCACCGCTCCCCCCTGCTATAAGCATGACCTTGTCATACCCCTTGACATCAGGGTGATTACCGTAAGGACCCTCGACTGACCCTTTCAATGTGATTCCCGGGTACTCAAGGGCACACTTGTGCAAAGCCCGAGTGAATCCGTCATGGGCTACCACAACAAACTCGAGGGGATCAGTAGCAACCATGGTGAAAGGGTGGGTTTCAACGGTGCGTACCCCGGGGATCCAAAGGAAGCCATGTTTGCCAGATGAAGATCCATATGGTGCCTTGGCAAGTGTGACACGAGTACCACCATTAGGGAGCGGCGTGAGAGTGACGGTGTTATTAGCGCTGTTAACGATGATACGTGCGAGGCGGATGATTCGGTCGAGGACCCAAATTCCGGCTGAAGCAAAAATGACGCACAGAACCTTCTTGCTAGGCTCCGGCTGATGGAGACTGGTCAAGATGACAGCAAGGATCCAGAATACCACATGAAGGTAGTAAAATAGTTCGTACCACCACGTCCGGAGGACAGCACCGGCAAAGCCAAGGACTAAGAATGAGCCCATAGCGACCATGCCAAAGATTTCTTCTCTCGCAAGCAAACGTCGGAGAAAGTTTTGGGCACCGAAAACGGCAGCGTAACTGCAAGAGTGTACTATGGCGAAGATAAGAGTAGTGTAGCCGGTTATGCGATGGAGAATGTTGAGGCATTCATAAGAGGAGGCCATGAATATGACAATGGGAGTATTCTTGAGGGAGAgaaggacgacgatgaggagattTGCAATAGCCATCCTGTATATATTACGTTATTAGAAGTTTTGCTAAAAGATATGTTTGAAAACTAACCATCCGGTTCGAGAGGCCATGTTGGAAAGAAGCGGCATATTGTCGTTGTCCAGGTAAGTAAAAGTGACGACCGTGTTGATAACTAGGTATCCGAATATAGCAAGAGTATATCCTCCCGATGGTAACCTCGCGATATTTACAAGAGCACTCGCTCTCAGGCGCCTGTTATACAGTTAAACCAACATCCAGTTCCAGGTGAGGGCAGATCATTACCGGAAGATCGCTGTGGCGGTATTTGGTTTGCGCGAGGCACCTAGATCAACGCAAAGCCTTCTGAGAAGAATGGCTATACACATGGTGAAGTAGAAAGCAGTTATAGCTGTAGCAAAGAAAACCATGGCATTGTAGTTCAGTTGTTGACGCCGGGCAAGTTTGGCGGCAAAGGCCGGATCCGGATGTGTCGAACCGCCTGCCATTGTTAGATCGAAGTGCGGGTGAAGTTTGAGAGTCGAACTGGCAAAGAGTTTCAGatgtgaagaagaggatgaggaagaggaagaggaagaggttgtGTTGACAggagagaggggagagaaagaagtaGGCGTTGCCGTCGACTTGGTGACCCCGTACTAAGTAGGACAAGACACAATGATCGTGAAGAAGTCAGTCGGGGAGGGTATCAGTGTGTCAGAGGATCAATCTCCAAAGTCACACGGCAACGACTGGATGAGATGTGGCTAATGTTTGGTTGGGGACTCATGGCCGTTCCCTCCCTTTTATATCTTTTGTTGGCCGATATGATCCGAGGCTTTGATCTTACAACCTGACAGTTTCGCGTTCTATCGCAAGTACTTCGAATTATTCGCATAGGGGCTTTTGGTAATCGACATGCGGGATCCATCAGGACGTTCGAGACAGCTCCGGAGAGAATATAAGAGCAGCTCATTACATTGGCAGAGACACACCTATAGCTTTGACTTACTGACAGATAATTTACCGCCAACAGATATGCAGGTGCCAAATTCTAGGCAGAGTGTGACTGATGCCAGAAGTTGATCTGTGAGTGGTTGTGAGTCCAAAGATCGCGGGAACTGGCATGAATCATCATGAAGGATGCAGCTCGAAATCGGGTCAACACGCCTAACTAAAGGCACAACACATTTAATCTCTATGTGAATTTTGCGTATCGGTTTCAAAGCCACAACAATCTCTGTCCACCATCTAACGTCAAGGCACGTGTTCTTTGCTAACATGCAGATCTGCTTCGGCCATCTCTGGCGCTTCTTGAGGCTGAAACTGTGCTTCAACTTCTGCATGAGCATTTGCGTTGATCAAATATATATGGCTCAAGAGAGTATGGGTATAAAAAGAAAGCTTTTGTACAGTATCTCAGCCCCAAGTCGAGGCTGTGGGCTTCCTCACCACGAGTCTTCTGGATGTCTTTCAGGAGCAACAGTCAAATACAAAAACGCCCAGATGAAATGTGAAAACTTCACCGCAGACTATAGTTCATGAGAGAGGTAACCTTCATTAAACTTTATCCTCAGTTTGTGGCAACCTTTTCCACATGGCTTGGTCACTTCTAAATGCTTGACCCGTTGCAAACAATTAAAGGAGTCTGCAGTGATTATCAACCTTCCGTACATGAGTATACGCACACACAACCTGCATGTGTGTTGTATGACTTGAGGTGTTTTAGACTTGTTTATATCCTATTCTTTGTCATGATTCTGAGAATTCGTTTTATGTGGGGACGAAATAAGAGGAAACTTTCCAACTACTTCCTGAAGTTCGCAAGATGATATCGCAGGATAGAGGCAGCATCCTGTCCGAAGTTGCTCAAGAAGTGAAGTGAAAAGAAGCCTCAGACCGTGAAAAGCTGTCGCTGGAACCTCAAAAGGAGGCGTAAGCATCGGACGAAGCATCGAGCGGAGGGTCGTTTGGTGATGATATTATCAAGAAGAAGTGAAATATCTCTTGAGATGCGCCTCGAATCTTCTTGTTCCACTGGTTGAAACCTTTGCCTTGCATCTTGTTCGGTCGCTTTAATGACCAAGCAACACTTCAACAAGACATATACCTCGATCTCAAAGCAATTCCTGTGTATCGTCGGCTTCTACCCCAGATGCAACGGCATCGTGTGATACAAGCATGCTTTGTCAAGCTGACAGATATGTCGAATTTGTTAAACCTTGTCACACAACATTGGGCATGAAACCGAGATGCTTGATGTCGCTACATGAGGTTGCCAACAATGTCGAGGAGGCTCTTTGCAAAGTACTCGGCATTACGTATGGTGTAGATGGTTGCACACAGCTATGACAGGGCTTTCACCCCCTTTTACAAAGCGCCACCGTTTCACTCCTGCCAGAAGCCGCCGGACCTCcaaaatatataagtattgCTTAGCACGATTGGCTGATTGTTGACCGTGCCCGCGGTTATGCTTGTAGTACCGCAGTCGCAGTTATGTCCCTGGGCAAGCATAAGGCGAGGAGCTATGAAGGCAATCAAATGCAAGGGGTCGTTTTCTCATACAAATTCTTCATTGTCACCTCGACATGAGCAACATGCGTCTAACCAGATGAAAAGACGGAAATCGATGATCGACTGTACACCTGGTCCGTTTCACCCGACCAGCGGTTGTTCTGAAACCGGCTGAACCTGCCGTGTGGAAGCTCGTGCTATAGTTTGCTAGTATGAGCAATCACAATGGCTAGACACCAGGGTtgctccttggtgatgaagcgGGAACCCGCTCGGATGTGGCAACCATTGAAGTTCTGGGATCGGTCCGTTCATCCATGTCTTTGCTGGCGCGTGACGAAAGTGTGTAGGAAAACTTCTAAGCGATTGACATTTTCATACCTCCATTCGCGCAAATTACACTTCCTGTTGTCCACCCACTCTCTTCTGAACAGAGCATATCAATTGTACCGGCGATTTCGGTCGTAAACCCAGGTCTTCGATTACCCATGTTCTCACGTACCGTCCGATCAAAGCGTTCAGCATCAGTCCCAACCATAGCCAAAACCTCCGGTTCACCGTTATACTGCGCCAATGGGGCTGCGTCAACATAAGGCTGGTTTATGTTCCAGAAAGTCTGTCCAGCGGCTGCGTACATATCTCCCCAAGCAGGCCCGGGATTGACAGCATTGACTGTAGCACGAGTAGCCAGCTCACGACTCCAGGTCCGTGTCATTGCTTCCAAGGCCGCTTTACTCCCGGCGTAAACAGATTGGCCCTGATACCCGATAGACGAAGATACACTGGAAACATTGACAATGCGGCCCGCGCGGTTTGTGGGAAGATGCGGGGCGACAGCCTGGGTCAGGAGGAGAGGGGCCAAGACATTGACATTATAGACGCGGTGAAACTCGACTTCTTGAATTTTTCCATGTCTTTCATCATTCATATGCTGGTTAGACGAGACACCGGCATTGTTGATTAGTATATCAATTTGGAAGGGCTTGTGCGGGTTATATAAATCATGAAGGCGACGTGCAGCTTCAATGATTTTAGGAGAAGCTTCGGACGGCTTGCCCAAATCGGCCTGTACTGCAAGGCATTTAATGCTGTGCAGAGATGATAGCTCGCCGCAAAGATTTCTGGTTAGTTCTGTGGACGAGTTGGAGGTGTAaacaaggagaagattgcATCCTTTGGCAGCGAGTCTCGCAGCAACGGCTGCACCAATACCTTGACTGAGTCAGTGACGTTGTAAATTGGAAGTGGTTGATGATAGACCAACCTCGAGAGCCTCCTGTGACTATTCCAAGCTTTGAGTCATAGGGACGATGAGACCTGGGGGAAGCTGCTGTATTCGCCATGACGGATGAAAGGACGAGTAGGTTTTATATATCAATTGATCGAAGAACAGCTCGCTGAGGACGCAGTCAATGAGAGTTTACATAAACCAGTATGTGCTTTGataagaaattaaattcAAAAAGTAAATGATGCCCAAAATTTCGATTTATTATGGCGATGGATTTTGGAGGGTAGGTTGAGAACCCCACGAAGGTTCCTTTGAGTCTGCATCATGATGGTGGGGGCATGTGACGTAGACAACGTATCCCGCTAAACATAGAGGCAAGTGCGACActatctcatcatcaatcgaTGCTACAAGAATGCATGGGAAAGCTCTTTCCATGAatacaagaccaagacctaTGTTGACTTATCACGGCCATAGCTTCAATCACACCTTCCATTTGGAAGCCAGTTCCCTTCACATTCGAAGATTCTAAAGAGTCGACAAGAGGAGTCTACCTAAGTATATGCGGGGACCTATGAGGGGTAACAGCTGAGGGGTGCTCCAGGTCCATATCATGAAGCTCCTCCACTACCTTACAGgatgctgctgatggtgaACCTTATGAAATGGCCCTAGGGACTTCTTCCCACAATCCCCAAAGCAAGGGTCCTAGCCAATCAGAGACTCAATATCATGGAATCAACGGTCTCATTGATGGACAACTGAGAATGTCTCCATCAAgcctttcttcttttatacAACTAACGGCTTTAGTCGTCAAATGCTCCTTCGACCGCTAGTCTGTTGTGCTCTCACTCGTCTTGTTTGGGTAACTCCGAATACTTCACGATGGAGACGGAACAGCGGTGATAACAAGGAATTGTCGTGTCACTGACCTCGGAATGTCCCAACTAGGGAGAACACCTTGGTATCGGAGGGCCGTGAGTCGCCGATGCTATTGATTGTTGATAAACAGAGGGTCTTCCAAGAGGGAAGGGTTCCGGGGCGCGGAACAAGGGGAGGGGATTTGGCCAGTAATTGCTATGCTTGGATCGTATAAAGGCTCATGTATTACAATCTTCACTCTCATGTCTTTTGAGACACAATCTCTCTTCTGTCTTCCCCCATCACTTTGTATACCTTATTTGTTGGAGAAGCAGTACTCAACATGTCTGATCTTAACCCCCTCAATGGAGGCAACTTCGTCCATGATAACAAACGCGTGGTCGATGGAGGCTCCATTCTGAAGCGTTTCTCTCTTCAGGGCAAGACTGCCATCATTACCGGTGCCGCCGCTGGTATCGGCCTTTCTATCGCCGAGGCTTACGCTGAAGTCGGTGCCAACATTGCAATCTGGTACCGTACCAGCAGCAAAGCTGAAGAGCGTGCTGAAGAAATCTCCAAGAAATACAACGTCTCAGGTAGAGCATTTGCAACTTTCCCCCCAAAAGTCTACTTTTTAACGAAACTTCTCCAGTCAAGGCCTATCAGGTTGATATGAGAGATGCcgaagctgttgagaaggctaTCGACCAGTCAGTCAAGGACCTTAACGGTCGGTTGGATATCTTCGTGGCCAATGCCGGTATTCCTTGGACGAAAGGTCCCATGGTCGATGGCCCTCTTGATCACTACCGTGATGTTGTCCAGACCAACCTGGACGGCACTTATTACTGTGCCAAAGTTGCAGCTAAACACTGGCGTCGCCAGAAGGTCGAGGGGACTGATATTAACGGCCAACCTTTGACAAATTACACATCTGGTAGTTTCATTGCCACGGCGTCCATGAGTGGAAGCATCGTAAACACTCCCCAACTCCAGGCTGCTTATAATGCcgccaaggctggtgtcaTTCACCTCATCAAGAGTCTGGCTGTTGAGTGGGCTCGATATGCTCGTGCCAACGCCATCTCTCCCGGTTATATCATTACTGAGATCTCCAACTTTGTGCCGCAAGAGACCAAAGACATTTGGAAAGACAAGATTCCTCTTGGGTATGATTTCTCTATCTGTATACAGTCGATTTGCTGACAAGTACATAGCCGTGAGGGCGAGCCTCATGAGCTCCAGGGTGCTTATCTGTTCCTAGCATCAGACGCTTCCACATACGCCACT belongs to Fusarium oxysporum Fo47 chromosome V, complete sequence and includes:
- a CDS encoding ferric reductase NAD binding domain-containing protein — its product is MAGGSTHPDPAFAAKLARRQQLNYNAMVFFATAITAFYFTMCIAILLRRLCVDLGASRKPNTATAIFRRLRASALVNIARLPSGGYTLAIFGYLVINTVVTFTYLDNDNMPLLSNMASRTGWMAIANLLIVVLLSLKNTPIVIFMASSYECLNILHRITGYTTLIFAIVHSCSYAAVFGAQNFLRRLLAREEIFGMVAMGSFLVLGFAGAVLRTWWYELFYYLHVVFWILAVILTSLHQPEPSKKVLCVIFASAGIWVLDRIIRLARIIVNSANNTVTLTPLPNGGTRVTLAKAPYGSSSGKHGFLWIPGVRTVETHPFTMVATDPLEFVVVAHDGFTRALHKCALEYPGITLKGSVEGPYGNHPDVKGYDKVMLIAGGSGASFTVGAALDMLKRLDTDADVDIEFVWMIRKPTYFTWYADHVETLRRDHRVSTKIYVTRASETEIVPWRQLSSRSHASSSSTFIEPDPEKDGLPHVDTARLSLDIEKNEALSPAINASMGDAFHVGRPDVASLVEELIENLPSDKRVLVMGCGPRTLMSAVQDAAADCIVENRAGVELHLEQFGW